The Juglans regia cultivar Chandler unplaced genomic scaffold, Walnut 2.0 Scaffold_57, whole genome shotgun sequence genome contains a region encoding:
- the LOC109020806 gene encoding uncharacterized protein LOC109020806 — translation MGRLLWLEDKRRIFVAGASAVCGSYERYLGLLALVGRSKYNSFRVLKDRVWQRISSWKSSFLSQAEKQVLIKAALQSIPTSTMSVFKLPVKLCKDMNGLFSKFWWRKQHMEGVSNGRNENFWDCKKEREAWDLGTWKALI, via the coding sequence ATGGGAAGACTTCTGTGGCTGGAGGATAAGAGAAGGATTTTTGTGGCTGGAGCTTCTGCGGTTTGTGGTAGTTATGAGAGATATTTGGGTCTTCTAGCTCTGGTAGGAAGATCTAAATACAACTCTTTTAGAGTATTAAAAGATAGGGTATGGCAGAGGATTTCTAGTTGGAAAAGCAGCTTCCTTTCTCAAGCTGAAAAACAAGTATTGATAAAGGCTGCGTTACAATCCATCCCTACATCTACCATGAGTGTGTTCAAGCTTCCTGTAAAGTTGTGTAAGGACATGAATGGGTTATTCTCTAAATTCTGGTGGAGGAAGCAGCACATGGAGGGGGTATCCAATGGAAGAAATGAGAATTTCTGGGATTGCAAAAAGGAAAGGGAGGCCTGGGATTTAGGGACTTGGAAAGCTTTAATTTAG
- the LOC108998965 gene encoding protein AGENET DOMAIN (AGD)-CONTAINING P1, translating into MAYFHRGMKVEVCSKQEGFVGSYYEGTVVAEYRINNSYAICYRNLLTEDESHALIEVVGADELRPAPPKVNMAKDDQFVPFEEADAFDNDGWWVGKISGRKGASKYNVFFDVYGVEILYPSSQLRPHLEWIGGQWVSASLSRKRVF; encoded by the coding sequence ATGGCCTACTTTCACAGGGGGATGAAAGTCGAAGTTTGCAGCAAACAAGAAGGGTTTGTGGGTTCGTACTACGAAGGGACAGTGGTTGCAGAATATCGGATCAACAACTCATACGCAATCTGTTACAGGAACCTCTTAACCGAAGATGAATCTCATGCACTGATTGAGGTTGTGGGTGCAGACGAGCTGAGGCCGGCGCCACCCAAAGTTAATATGGCAAAAGATGATCAGTTTGTTCCATTCGAGGAGGCTGATGCGTTTGACAACGATGGTTGGTGGGTGGGAAAGATTAGTGGCAGGAAAGGAGCATCAAAGTACAATGTCTTCTTTGATGTTTATGGGGTTGAGATTTTGTATCCATCTTCTCAGTTGAGGCCTCATCTCGAATGGATCGGTGGGCAGTGGGTCTCAGCTTCTCTATCTAGGAAAAGGGTGTTTTGA
- the LOC108998966 gene encoding heavy metal-associated isoprenylated plant protein 28-like — translation MRVHMDCAGCESKVKDTLLKLKGVDDVDIDMATQKVTVTGWADQKKVLKTVRKTGRRAELWQLPYNPEHFHHSNNYSADQQQYYCNGPMNLYAPRPASSYNYYKHGYDGDAHSYYHNPTSHNSTLFGYQTSTAFSDDNPNACSIM, via the exons ATGCGAGTGCACATGGACTGCGCTGGATGCGAAAGCAAGGTAAAAGATACGCTTCTAAAACTAAAAG GCGTGGACGATGTTGACATAGACATGGCGACGCAGAAAGTGACGGTCACCGGATGGGCAGACCAAAAGAAGGTTCTTAAGACAGTGAGGAAGACCGGGCGGAGGGCAGAACTGTGGCAGCTGCCCTACAATCCGGAGCACTTCCACCACAGTAATAATTACAGTGCGGATCAACAGCAATATTATTGTAACGGGCCAATGAATCTTTATGCCCCCCGGCCTGCCTCTTCCTACAACTACTACAAGCACGGCTACGACGGCGATGCTCA TTCTTACTATCACAATCCTACTTCTCATAATTCCACCCTTTTTGGGTATCAAACCAGTACCGCTTTCAGTGATGATAACCCTAATGCTTGTTCTATCATGTAA